One stretch of Chelonia mydas isolate rCheMyd1 chromosome 21, rCheMyd1.pri.v2, whole genome shotgun sequence DNA includes these proteins:
- the LOC102947167 gene encoding acidic mammalian chitinase yields the protein MNYWKDNGAPAEKLMVGFGAYAHTLTLSNPSNHGLAAPTSSPRATGAYIQSAGTLAYFEVCTFLKTGATIVWNAPQDVPYAYKGNQWIGYDNPKSFAIKVNLLSVISLCFG from the exons ATGAACTACTGGAAGGACAATGGCGCCCCAGCTGAGAAGCTGATGGTTGGATTCGGGGCCTATGCCCACACCTTAACCCTCAGCAACCCTTCCAACCATGGCCTGGCTGCCCCAACATCCAGCCCACGTGCCACGGGAGCTTATATCCAGTCAGCCGGGACCCTGGCCTACTTTGAG GTCTGTACCTTCTTGAAGACTGGAGCCACCATCGTGTGGAATGCCCCTCAGGACGTCCCTTATGCCTACAAAGGAAATCAGTGGATTGGCTATGACAACCCTAAGAGCTTCGCCATCAAGGTAAACCTGTTGTCTGTCATCTCTTTGTGCTTCGGGTAA